One Endozoicomonas gorgoniicola DNA window includes the following coding sequences:
- a CDS encoding tetratricopeptide repeat protein, whose translation MTLVRVFGASGQWLSAQKLLQAMAMDQKTDLHPDDWTTPCGNDTIDITRVRLQEDIERYEDAGKLLQAMAWNHKKALTPDDWTTPCGDHTIDLARVRLQEYREHYEDAGKLLQTMAGNHKSDLTPGDWTTPCGDHTIDLARVRLQEYREHYEDAGKLLQAMAVNHKNDLTPNDWTTPCGDHTIDLARVRLQENRGHYEDAGKLLQAIARNYKSDLAPDDWTTPCGDHTIDITRVRLNQDRGHYEDAGKLLQAMAGNHKSDLAPDDWTTPCGNHTIDLTRARLKEDRGHYEDAGKLLQAMAVNHKSDLAPDDWTTPCGNQTIDITRVRLHQERRHYEDAGKLLQAMAGNHKSTLRPDDWTTPCGNHIIDMARARLQEERGHYEDAVKLLQAMAGNHKSTLTPDDWTTPCGNHIIDMARARLQEERGHYEDAVKLLQAMAGNHKSTLTPDDWTTPCGNHIIDLTRVRLHRERGDYNTFDALAKSCISTYPARPEYIEVYLIGLGEQKKWQTFDETMDSIKNGDQNTLFHSKHIQHALSIRYFQEALCLYGEKKNKKGEELCKRALGVVESVCIKYPSFASALSQQAHCLRLLGREESEWRELFRRANIIDPERMKREKRDPWRAQEHKVLEALGCKMRNVSRAVHSREVATQYLQQILPVIQHLI comes from the coding sequence ATGACCCTTGTCAGGGTTTTTGGGGCATCTGGTCAGTGGTTGTCAGCACAAAAACTGCTACAGGCCATGGCCATGGATCAAAAGACAGATCTGCACCCCGATGACTGGACCACCCCCTGTGGCAACGACACTATTGATATTACCCGGGTTCGGTTACAAGAGGACATAGAGCGTTACGAGGACGCCGGAAAGCTACTGCAGGCCATGGCCTGGAACCACAAGAAAGCTCTGACTCCCGATGACTGGACCACCCCCTGTGGCGACCACACTATTGATCTGGCCCGGGTTCGGTTACAAGAGTACAGAGAGCATTACGAGGACGCCGGAAAGCTACTGCAGACCATGGCCGGGAACCACAAGAGTGACCTGACTCCCGGTGACTGGACCACCCCTTGTGGCGACCACACTATTGATCTGGCCCGGGTTCGGTTACAAGAGTACAGAGAGCATTACGAGGACGCCGGAAAGCTACTGCAGGCCATGGCCGTGAACCACAAGAATGACCTGACTCCCAATGACTGGACCACCCCCTGTGGCGACCACACTATTGATCTGGCCCGGGTTCGGTTACAAGAGAACAGAGGACATTACGAGGACGCCGGAAAGCTACTGCAGGCCATAGCCAGGAACTACAAGAGTGACCTGGCTCCCGATGACTGGACCACCCCCTGTGGCGACCACACTATTGATATTACCCGGGTTCGGTTAAACCAGGACAGAGGGCATTACGAGGACGCCGGAAAGCTACTGCAGGCCATGGCCGGGAACCACAAGAGTGACCTGGCTCCCGATGACTGGACCACCCCCTGTGGCAACCACACTATTGATCTGACCCGGGCTCGGTTAAAAGAGGACAGAGGACACTACGAGGACGCCGGAAAGCTACTGCAGGCCATGGCCGTGAACCACAAGAGTGACCTGGCTCCCGATGACTGGACCACCCCCTGTGGCAACCAAACTATTGATATTACCCGGGTTCGGTTGCACCAGGAGAGGCGGCATTACGAGGACGCCGGAAAGCTACTGCAGGCCATGGCCGGGAACCACAAGAGCACTCTGCGCCCCGATGACTGGACCACCCCCTGTGGCAACCACATTATTGATATGGCCCGGGCTCGGTTACAAGAGGAGAGAGGGCATTACGAGGACGCCGTTAAGCTACTGCAGGCCATGGCCGGGAACCACAAGAGTACTCTGACTCCCGATGACTGGACCACCCCCTGTGGCAACCACATTATTGATATGGCCCGGGCTCGGTTACAAGAGGAGAGAGGGCATTACGAGGACGCCGTTAAGCTACTGCAGGCCATGGCCGGGAACCACAAGAGTACTCTGACTCCCGATGACTGGACCACCCCCTGTGGCAACCACATTATTGACCTGACCCGGGTTCGGCTACACCGGGAGAGAGGGGATTACAATACCTTTGACGCACTCGCCAAATCTTGCATATCAACTTATCCCGCTAGACCTGAATATATCGAGGTCTACCTCATCGGCTTAGGGGAGCAAAAAAAATGGCAGACATTTGACGAAACAATGGATTCCATTAAAAACGGAGATCAAAACACCCTGTTTCATAGCAAACATATCCAGCATGCCCTTTCCATTCGATATTTTCAGGAAGCTCTTTGTCTATATGGAGAGAAGAAAAACAAAAAAGGTGAGGAGCTTTGCAAGAGAGCATTGGGTGTCGTGGAATCTGTATGTATTAAATACCCCTCTTTTGCTTCTGCCTTGAGCCAACAGGCACACTGTTTAAGGCTGCTTGGAAGAGAAGAAAGCGAATGGAGAGAACTTTTCCGGCGTGCAAATATTATTGATCCAGAAAGAATGAAACGAGAGAAAAGGGATCCGTGGAGAGCACAGGAACACAAAGTTCTTGAAGCTCTGGGCTGCAAAATGCGAAACGTGAGCCGGGCAGTACATTCCAGAGAAGTAGCCACTCAATATCTCCAACAGATTTTACCCGTCATTCAGCACTTAATCTGA
- a CDS encoding FAD-dependent oxidoreductase, protein MLSITEPPKETPVLATTEVLVVGSGPAGLTAAIASARAGAKTMIVERYGCFGGVISQVGVEGIAWYRHEGTVDSEGICREYEIKAKELGFTRPEPQSISEAIDAEGFKYVADRMIQEAGVEPLLHCQAVDVIKEGAAVTGIIVEGKSGRQAILAKRIIDCTGDADIAALAGAPFTKDDRDKLMGVTVIFNCAGVDKEKFETYVRTELKPTYGDWGKNWSVETSGKEDDMFSPYIEEAFNKAQEDGIIPGNAQAIAGTWSTITEAGEGCQMNMVYSFGYDCTDVRDLTKAEMEGRQQALWAIDALRAYIPGFERAKLRNFGMTLGTRESRIIEGRGTITESDIRNQGRFDDSIGIFPEFIDGYGIIILPTTGRYFEIPYGALIPQNVENLLVAGRCIAGDKISHAATRNMICCAVTGQGAGMAAALSLKDGVNVADVDIQRLQEALVEQGARVH, encoded by the coding sequence ATGTTGTCAATCACTGAGCCGCCAAAAGAAACACCTGTATTAGCGACGACAGAAGTACTTGTTGTGGGTAGTGGCCCGGCCGGGCTGACGGCTGCAATAGCTTCGGCACGGGCGGGTGCAAAAACCATGATTGTTGAACGTTATGGCTGCTTTGGCGGTGTTATTTCTCAGGTTGGGGTTGAGGGGATTGCCTGGTATCGCCATGAGGGGACTGTTGATTCAGAAGGCATTTGTCGTGAATACGAAATAAAAGCGAAAGAGCTTGGTTTTACCCGGCCTGAGCCTCAGTCCATCAGTGAGGCTATTGATGCGGAAGGGTTTAAGTATGTTGCAGACCGAATGATTCAGGAAGCCGGAGTCGAACCATTGCTGCATTGTCAGGCAGTGGATGTGATTAAGGAAGGGGCGGCCGTTACCGGGATTATTGTAGAAGGTAAATCCGGCCGTCAGGCTATTCTGGCTAAACGGATTATTGACTGTACCGGCGATGCGGATATTGCGGCTCTGGCCGGCGCGCCATTTACCAAGGATGACAGGGATAAGTTGATGGGTGTAACTGTCATATTCAACTGTGCAGGGGTCGATAAGGAAAAGTTTGAAACCTATGTTCGTACAGAACTCAAACCGACGTATGGCGACTGGGGAAAAAACTGGAGCGTTGAGACTTCCGGCAAGGAGGACGACATGTTCAGTCCCTACATTGAAGAGGCTTTTAACAAGGCTCAGGAAGACGGCATTATTCCAGGCAATGCCCAGGCGATAGCCGGTACCTGGAGCACCATTACGGAAGCGGGTGAAGGTTGCCAGATGAATATGGTCTATTCCTTTGGCTATGACTGTACCGATGTACGGGACTTAACCAAAGCTGAAATGGAAGGTCGCCAGCAGGCGCTATGGGCCATTGACGCGCTGCGAGCTTACATTCCCGGTTTTGAGCGCGCCAAACTCCGCAACTTTGGTATGACTCTGGGAACCCGTGAATCTCGCATTATTGAGGGGCGCGGCACGATCACTGAATCAGACATCCGTAACCAGGGGCGATTTGATGATTCCATTGGCATCTTCCCTGAATTTATTGACGGTTACGGCATCATTATTCTTCCCACTACCGGGCGTTATTTCGAAATACCTTACGGCGCACTCATTCCACAGAATGTTGAAAATCTGCTGGTAGCCGGTCGCTGCATTGCTGGGGATAAAATTTCCCATGCCGCTACCCGTAATATGATTTGCTGTGCTGTTACCGGGCAGGGTGCGGGGATGGCAGCCGCTTTGTCTTTGAAAGATGGCGTTAATGTAGCGGATGTTGATATTCAAAGGTTGCAGGAAGCCCTTGTTGAGCAGGGTGCTCGTGTTCATTGA
- a CDS encoding BCCT family transporter, translating into MSISQHALNKGDIIDKAVFWPATILTLIMAIFFLYDPENSGQIMGKLHAFTTGELGWFFLLATFGIVLFCIYLAMSRYGGIVLGQEGEKPEFKTFTWLGLIFTSGTGGSVLYLGAVEWIWIMQAPPFGLEPGSVEAAQWASSYGMFHWGPSAWAWYIACAIPIAYFFFVRQKPTLKMSEFARPVIGKSADGIAGHLINFLYMFGMVGGVMTSLALGTPMISNAIVYVMGWESSNAFLDTFVIFLWTFIPLMALLMGLKKGVAVLSEWNVRADILMLLAILICGPTAFILNQSVEGLGLMLQNFVYMSFATDMIREGGFPQAWTVFYFSWWVVYALPFGLFIAKISKGRTIREVVLGGLVAGSLGCMVFYMVLPGLGIKLQMSGTLDLMSLMNEQGRGAVVYSMLEQMPFGTVFVFAFGMIALISYITGHCAVGYSLAAATQKQMQQNEDPAQWNVAFWLVLAGVVSLALYFINPESLKPLQTVSILTGFPLCFVIAIIARSFIKQINQDCPNGFPVPDGEGRIYLDPATFPEQDEEVAASLANA; encoded by the coding sequence ATGAGTATTTCGCAACACGCGTTGAATAAAGGGGATATCATTGATAAGGCTGTTTTCTGGCCTGCCACAATCCTCACTTTGATTATGGCTATTTTCTTTTTATACGATCCTGAAAATAGCGGTCAGATTATGGGTAAACTTCACGCATTCACCACGGGAGAGTTAGGCTGGTTTTTCCTGCTGGCTACTTTTGGCATTGTTTTATTCTGCATCTATCTGGCGATGTCGCGTTATGGCGGAATCGTATTAGGGCAAGAAGGAGAGAAGCCGGAATTCAAAACCTTTACATGGCTGGGGTTGATTTTTACTTCCGGTACTGGCGGCAGTGTACTTTATCTTGGTGCTGTGGAGTGGATCTGGATTATGCAAGCCCCTCCGTTCGGGCTTGAACCCGGCAGTGTTGAAGCTGCTCAATGGGCATCGAGTTACGGCATGTTCCATTGGGGGCCCTCAGCCTGGGCCTGGTATATTGCCTGCGCTATTCCCATTGCCTATTTTTTCTTTGTGCGCCAGAAACCCACTCTGAAAATGAGCGAATTCGCCCGCCCGGTTATTGGCAAAAGTGCTGACGGCATTGCAGGTCATTTAATTAATTTCCTCTATATGTTTGGCATGGTAGGCGGGGTAATGACCTCTCTGGCTCTGGGCACTCCCATGATATCCAACGCTATTGTTTATGTGATGGGCTGGGAGTCCAGCAATGCCTTTCTGGATACTTTTGTCATCTTCCTCTGGACCTTTATCCCTCTGATGGCTTTGCTTATGGGATTGAAAAAGGGCGTCGCAGTCCTGAGTGAGTGGAATGTCCGGGCCGATATCCTTATGTTGCTGGCAATCCTGATCTGTGGTCCAACCGCCTTTATTCTTAATCAATCAGTAGAAGGTCTTGGTCTGATGTTGCAGAACTTTGTCTATATGAGTTTTGCGACGGATATGATCCGCGAGGGCGGTTTCCCGCAGGCGTGGACTGTCTTCTATTTCTCCTGGTGGGTGGTTTATGCCCTGCCATTTGGGTTGTTTATTGCCAAGATATCCAAAGGCAGAACGATTCGTGAAGTCGTTCTTGGCGGCCTGGTAGCCGGCTCTCTGGGTTGTATGGTGTTCTACATGGTACTGCCAGGTCTGGGCATTAAACTGCAAATGTCTGGTACTTTAGACCTGATGAGTCTTATGAATGAACAGGGGCGTGGTGCCGTGGTTTACTCCATGCTTGAGCAGATGCCGTTTGGTACTGTGTTTGTTTTTGCTTTCGGTATGATTGCCCTGATCTCTTATATTACTGGTCACTGTGCTGTTGGCTATTCCCTGGCGGCTGCTACCCAAAAGCAAATGCAGCAAAATGAAGATCCGGCTCAGTGGAATGTTGCTTTCTGGCTGGTTCTTGCCGGTGTTGTATCCCTGGCTCTGTATTTTATTAATCCTGAAAGTCTTAAGCCTTTGCAAACAGTCTCTATTTTGACAGGTTTCCCACTCTGTTTTGTGATTGCAATCATCGCCCGTAGCTTTATTAAGCAGATTAACCAGGACTGCCCGAACGGTTTTCCTGTTCCGGATGGTGAGGGCCGAATTTATCTTGATCCAGCCACTTTCCCTGAACAGGACGAAGAAGTAGCTGCCTCTCTTGCAAACGCTTAA
- a CDS encoding helix-turn-helix transcriptional regulator, whose amino-acid sequence MKEEGLTQQELADKLQTQKSAISRIENNSEDVKLSTLERFASALGKKLELRLV is encoded by the coding sequence TTGAAGGAAGAAGGCCTTACTCAGCAGGAGCTTGCAGACAAACTTCAAACCCAGAAAAGTGCTATCTCCCGCATTGAGAACAATTCAGAAGACGTGAAACTTTCAACTCTGGAACGATTTGCCTCAGCACTGGGTAAGAAACTGGAACTCAGGCTGGTATAG
- a CDS encoding IS1634 family transposase, which produces MQPHQFHIQRIDHTGLVAGMCKELGIANLLDSLVPNQSETRKISFGETVVSMLLNGLGFTARTLHMFPEFHADKPLDKLIRPGIEPEHINESVLGRALDQIFELGVSEVYLSLAVKAVNVLKLPCNALNLDSTSFHVDGRYNSESEVDEEDLNCIKICRGYSRDHRPELNQAILLLMTENQAGIPVFMAASSGNINDNTNFKKVISKHLKCYKEALNNRYLIGDAALYTTDNVQILHQQKQQFITRVPAKIKSARELVDSVASCAMTPVEDAEGYESCEVLSDYADVSQRWVLIRSEQARKSEQKTLLKKLLKKSEKEAEALTSKLAKKPFKCETDALRAFNEWQSKSNYCQAEPVITTKPCYTKVGRPEKDSKPDSVEYYVSGHPWVSVDCRKVAEASLGCFVLATNDLDRSRLSSAEVLSTYKSQQSVERGFRFLKSPEFLVSSLFLKKPERIEALLMVMTLCLLVYAAIQHRIRHELKRQSRFFPDMKRKPYQNPTARWVFFCFQGINVLLVDGHEKHVVGLQERQLTIISILGRPYQEIYS; this is translated from the coding sequence ATGCAACCTCATCAATTTCACATTCAACGCATCGACCATACGGGGTTGGTGGCCGGTATGTGCAAAGAGCTCGGGATCGCTAACCTCTTGGATTCTCTGGTTCCCAACCAATCTGAAACCAGAAAGATTTCCTTCGGAGAAACCGTTGTCTCAATGCTGCTTAACGGACTGGGCTTCACTGCTCGCACACTCCACATGTTCCCTGAGTTTCACGCCGACAAACCACTGGATAAACTTATTCGGCCGGGTATAGAGCCGGAACATATCAACGAAAGTGTACTCGGCAGAGCCTTGGATCAAATTTTTGAACTGGGTGTAAGTGAGGTCTATTTATCACTGGCTGTCAAGGCCGTTAATGTCTTGAAACTGCCGTGTAATGCTCTGAATCTTGATTCAACCAGCTTTCATGTGGACGGTCGTTATAACAGTGAGTCTGAAGTCGATGAAGAAGATCTGAACTGCATTAAAATCTGTCGTGGATACAGCAGAGATCACCGACCTGAATTAAATCAGGCGATACTGCTCCTAATGACTGAAAATCAGGCGGGTATTCCCGTATTCATGGCCGCATCCAGTGGCAATATAAACGACAACACTAATTTTAAAAAAGTCATCAGCAAGCATTTGAAATGCTACAAAGAGGCGCTGAATAATCGTTACCTGATCGGCGATGCTGCACTTTATACAACAGACAATGTACAGATATTGCATCAGCAAAAGCAACAGTTCATCACCCGGGTTCCGGCTAAAATAAAATCCGCAAGAGAGCTTGTGGACAGTGTCGCTTCTTGTGCGATGACACCGGTTGAAGATGCCGAAGGTTATGAGAGCTGCGAAGTACTGTCCGACTATGCGGATGTATCTCAACGGTGGGTTCTGATTCGCAGTGAACAGGCTCGGAAAAGCGAACAGAAAACACTGCTCAAAAAACTGTTGAAAAAGTCAGAAAAAGAAGCGGAAGCACTGACCAGCAAGCTGGCGAAGAAACCGTTCAAGTGTGAAACGGACGCATTGCGTGCGTTCAATGAGTGGCAATCAAAAAGCAATTATTGTCAGGCAGAACCTGTAATTACGACAAAACCATGCTATACCAAAGTGGGACGTCCGGAGAAAGACAGCAAACCAGATAGCGTGGAGTATTATGTCAGCGGTCATCCTTGGGTATCCGTTGACTGTCGTAAAGTAGCAGAGGCTTCCCTGGGGTGCTTTGTGTTGGCAACAAATGATCTGGACAGGAGCCGGCTAAGTTCAGCAGAAGTGTTGAGCACTTATAAATCACAGCAGTCGGTGGAGCGTGGATTTCGGTTTCTTAAAAGCCCTGAATTTCTGGTCTCCTCGCTGTTTTTAAAGAAGCCGGAACGTATAGAAGCGTTGCTTATGGTGATGACGCTTTGCCTGTTAGTCTACGCAGCGATACAGCATCGAATCAGGCATGAATTAAAGCGTCAGAGTAGGTTCTTTCCGGATATGAAGCGAAAGCCCTATCAGAATCCGACTGCACGCTGGGTATTTTTTTGCTTTCAGGGAATTAATGTTTTATTGGTCGATGGTCATGAAAAACATGTCGTTGGCTTGCAGGAGAGGCAATTAACCATCATT
- a CDS encoding ATP-binding protein yields the protein MSGRLSVQWLIRIGDIFLGVREKPVGAFKVIGVVKADKMIADLWNTLNSGKVSANYLDDQDIKPITLGDKTVIRIHVPRANRQQKPVYLNNNPMQGTYRRFNEGDHLCDPENVRRMLAEQVEESRDTRLLDGFTLADLDMESLQDYRQMFQNHKPTHPYNKHDHQEFLRCIGGWRKNRKTGEEGLTLAGLLMFGQLPAIQEGVSNYLLDYQERPEAKAELRWIDRITLDGTWSGNLFDFYRRVINKLTADLKVPFQLDGGQRKDHTPVHEALREALVNTLVHADYSGRMSVLVVKRPDMFGFRNPGLMRIPIEQAIQGGDSDCRNRTIHQMFLMIGLGERAGSGIPKIYSSWSSQHWRQPRLHERVEPEQTLLELRMIDLLPQETISQLLERFGNRFTRLGSLERVILATAGIESVVNHARLQEISTEHPSDISRALQQLVKERLLETSGSGRGMVYCLPGAHLPTPDIPFPQEVPTELVSASGYMGIDYKSSDDLSLSSDGSVISSDGLAANSDDTDINSDESHPAMERHQDGRLIITSLGNVDRILLDDLLQLTEIARKKKRLPVDEMEQVIIAACKKCYLSLRVLAELLSRSPDPLRQSHLNRMVRDKKLLRAFPLEPNSPKQAYTSAQAT from the coding sequence ATGTCTGGAAGACTTTCAGTGCAATGGCTAATACGAATCGGCGATATATTTCTCGGTGTTCGTGAGAAGCCTGTGGGGGCATTTAAAGTCATTGGGGTAGTCAAAGCAGATAAGATGATTGCTGATTTGTGGAACACACTGAACTCAGGCAAAGTCAGTGCCAACTATCTCGATGATCAGGATATTAAGCCAATCACTTTGGGTGATAAGACTGTTATTCGCATTCATGTCCCGAGAGCGAACCGTCAACAAAAACCTGTCTACTTAAACAACAACCCTATGCAGGGTACTTATCGTCGCTTCAATGAAGGCGATCATTTGTGCGACCCGGAAAATGTACGCAGGATGTTGGCTGAGCAGGTTGAAGAGAGTCGGGATACTCGCTTGCTTGATGGCTTTACTTTGGCCGATCTGGATATGGAGTCTTTGCAGGACTACCGCCAAATGTTCCAGAACCATAAACCAACACATCCATACAATAAACACGACCATCAGGAGTTTCTTCGTTGTATCGGAGGATGGCGCAAGAACCGTAAGACCGGTGAGGAAGGCTTAACACTGGCAGGTTTGTTAATGTTCGGCCAGCTTCCCGCTATTCAGGAAGGGGTGTCTAATTATCTTCTGGATTATCAGGAGAGACCTGAAGCCAAAGCTGAGCTTCGCTGGATTGACCGAATTACGCTTGATGGCACATGGTCTGGAAACCTGTTTGATTTCTATCGTAGAGTTATCAATAAATTGACCGCTGATCTCAAAGTACCTTTTCAGTTGGATGGTGGGCAGAGAAAAGACCACACTCCTGTTCATGAGGCACTTCGGGAAGCTTTGGTAAACACCCTGGTACATGCCGATTATTCAGGGCGAATGTCTGTATTAGTGGTCAAGAGACCAGATATGTTCGGCTTTCGTAACCCCGGCCTGATGCGAATTCCTATTGAGCAGGCTATACAGGGAGGCGATAGCGACTGTCGCAACAGAACTATTCATCAGATGTTTCTGATGATAGGCCTGGGTGAGAGGGCAGGCTCAGGCATCCCGAAAATTTATAGCAGCTGGTCCAGTCAGCACTGGCGGCAGCCTCGTCTTCATGAACGTGTGGAGCCTGAACAGACGCTGCTTGAACTTCGAATGATTGATTTGCTGCCACAAGAAACTATTTCACAGTTGCTAGAGCGCTTCGGTAACAGGTTTACCCGACTTGGCAGCCTGGAGCGTGTTATTTTGGCAACAGCCGGGATTGAGTCGGTGGTCAATCATGCACGGTTGCAGGAAATATCTACCGAACATCCGTCAGATATATCTCGTGCCCTTCAACAACTGGTAAAAGAAAGGTTGCTTGAAACCAGTGGCAGCGGTAGAGGTATGGTCTATTGCTTGCCGGGGGCACATCTTCCAACGCCAGATATTCCCTTTCCTCAAGAGGTTCCTACAGAGCTGGTTTCCGCCTCTGGTTATATGGGTATTGATTATAAAAGCTCCGATGATTTGAGCCTGAGCTCCGATGGTTCCGTAATCAGCTCCGATGGTTTAGCAGCTAACTCCGATGATACGGATATAAACTCCGATGAAAGTCACCCGGCTATGGAGAGGCATCAGGACGGAAGACTCATTATCACGAGCCTGGGAAATGTTGACAGAATATTGCTTGATGATTTGCTGCAACTTACTGAAATAGCCAGAAAAAAGAAGAGGCTGCCAGTAGATGAAATGGAGCAGGTTATCATAGCGGCCTGTAAGAAGTGCTACCTGTCCTTAAGAGTATTGGCTGAATTACTGAGCCGATCTCCGGATCCTCTGAGGCAGAGCCACCTGAACCGGATGGTGAGAGATAAAAAGCTACTTAGAGCTTTTCCTTTAGAGCCAAACTCGCCAAAACAGGCCTATACCTCTGCTCAGGCGACCTGA
- a CDS encoding transposase, translating into MLVRVLPCATGFIDRLNNALMSMGCPLSRTQRHFLAFVLCATILTERLCWATFERRSLGQYTSAALWWMFYKSTIAWHLLLRLSVSVIIESYHLTEGNLLLDDTGRNPCKKTSKISKTHKIKDKKTSGYVNGQELVFLVLQTPLVTIPVDFRLYMPDPDVTQWRKSCQELKTRGVPPSQRPRRPKPNSDFPTKQELALEMLREFHENFPGFIISGTLADALYGNAHFMDCASEVFGGTQVVSQLRWNQKAIHKGKEISLKTYFNRMEPGVEKTLVIRGGKEQKVTVLSARLKIKSHGKKRFIIALKYEGEKDYRYLAATDLSWRHDDIARLHTLRWLIEVFFEDWKLHEGWCNRALQQGDEGSKRGVILSVLCDHMLLLHPEQSARLEHKQPALTVGCLVEKLRMDALLEVIQTVVESENPKKEFERLTEAIKDYRPIRESSKHMVGRELGRQAPTPSLKYKLPEYCTLVHQKT; encoded by the coding sequence ATGCTTGTTCGTGTTTTGCCCTGTGCCACTGGTTTTATAGATCGTCTCAATAATGCCCTGATGTCAATGGGCTGTCCGCTTTCACGTACGCAACGCCACTTTCTGGCCTTTGTTCTTTGCGCAACCATTCTGACCGAGAGGCTCTGCTGGGCCACCTTTGAACGGCGAAGCCTGGGACAGTACACGTCTGCGGCCTTATGGTGGATGTTTTACAAGTCAACCATTGCCTGGCATTTACTACTGCGGCTTAGTGTCTCTGTCATTATCGAGTCATACCATCTGACCGAAGGCAATCTCCTGCTGGACGATACTGGACGCAACCCGTGTAAGAAAACCTCGAAGATTAGCAAAACCCACAAAATTAAAGATAAGAAAACCAGTGGCTACGTAAATGGGCAGGAACTGGTCTTTCTGGTGCTACAAACGCCGCTGGTGACTATTCCCGTTGATTTCCGACTTTACATGCCAGATCCTGATGTGACCCAGTGGCGTAAGAGTTGCCAAGAGCTGAAGACCCGGGGAGTTCCACCTAGCCAAAGACCCAGACGACCCAAGCCCAACAGTGACTTCCCGACAAAACAGGAGCTGGCACTGGAAATGCTCCGTGAGTTTCACGAGAATTTCCCGGGTTTTATTATCAGTGGCACACTCGCCGATGCCCTGTATGGTAACGCTCATTTTATGGACTGCGCCTCAGAAGTGTTTGGCGGGACACAGGTAGTTAGCCAGTTACGTTGGAACCAGAAAGCCATACATAAGGGTAAGGAGATTTCGCTGAAAACCTACTTCAACCGCATGGAGCCCGGCGTTGAGAAAACTTTGGTCATCCGTGGCGGCAAGGAGCAGAAGGTAACGGTTTTAAGCGCACGCCTCAAAATCAAATCACACGGCAAGAAGCGTTTTATCATTGCCCTGAAGTATGAAGGGGAAAAGGATTATCGTTACCTTGCTGCTACCGATCTCTCCTGGCGTCACGATGATATCGCCAGACTTCACACCCTGAGGTGGTTGATCGAGGTGTTCTTCGAGGACTGGAAACTTCACGAGGGCTGGTGCAACAGAGCCTTGCAGCAAGGCGATGAAGGATCTAAGCGTGGCGTGATCCTGAGCGTGCTGTGTGACCACATGTTGCTATTGCACCCGGAACAATCCGCCCGCCTGGAACACAAACAGCCTGCGCTTACCGTTGGCTGCCTGGTCGAGAAGCTCAGGATGGATGCCTTGCTGGAGGTTATCCAGACAGTGGTTGAGTCTGAAAATCCGAAGAAAGAATTTGAACGCCTGACAGAGGCAATAAAAGACTACCGCCCAATAAGGGAGTCCAGTAAGCACATGGTAGGCAGAGAATTGGGCAGGCAGGCTCCAACGCCATCACTCAAATACAAATTGCCCGAATATTGCACACTCGTTCATCAAAAAACTTGA